The following proteins come from a genomic window of Desulfuromonadaceae bacterium:
- the kdsB gene encoding 3-deoxy-manno-octulosonate cytidylyltransferase, producing MSVAAIIPARFASTRFPGKPLADICGKPMIQHVYERVSRSTSVTRVIVATDDERISSAVTGFGGEVMMTRADHPTGTDRLAEVAAQLDAAIIVNVQGDEPLIEPRMIDLATAPLLADDTIPMGTLKTAILDEEEFTNPNVVKVVTDRDGFALYFSRAAIPFQRDAAVDTASKIALTRGFKHIGLYVYRRDFLLKFPTLLATPLEQLEKLEQLRALENGFRIRVVETRDASWGVDVPEDLARVRKILGAA from the coding sequence ATGAGTGTAGCTGCGATTATTCCTGCCCGCTTTGCGTCGACCCGCTTCCCCGGCAAGCCCCTGGCTGATATTTGCGGCAAGCCAATGATTCAACATGTGTATGAACGTGTTTCCCGCTCAACGTCGGTGACGCGGGTGATCGTTGCGACGGACGATGAACGCATCAGCTCCGCGGTGACCGGTTTTGGCGGGGAGGTGATGATGACGCGCGCCGACCATCCAACCGGTACCGACCGTCTTGCCGAGGTTGCGGCTCAGCTCGATGCCGCAATTATTGTGAATGTGCAGGGGGACGAACCGTTGATCGAGCCGCGGATGATTGATCTGGCGACCGCTCCGTTGCTGGCCGATGACACGATCCCGATGGGAACGTTAAAGACGGCAATTCTTGATGAGGAAGAATTTACAAATCCGAATGTGGTCAAAGTTGTCACCGACCGCGACGGGTTTGCTCTCTACTTTTCGCGTGCGGCGATCCCTTTTCAGCGTGACGCTGCGGTCGATACGGCCTCAAAAATCGCCTTGACGCGAGGGTTTAAGCATATTGGTCTGTATGTTTATCGGCGTGACTTCCTGTTGAAATTCCCCACCCTTTTAGCGACACCTCTGGAGCAGCTGGAAAAGTTGGAACAATTGCGTGCGTTGGAAAATGGTTTCCGGATTCGCGTTGTCGAGACGCGCGATGCCTCCTGGGGGGTTGATGTGCCGGAGGATCTGGCGCGGGTCAGGAAGATTCTCGGGGCGGCCTGA
- the kdsA gene encoding 3-deoxy-8-phosphooctulonate synthase — MTRTIQLGKITMGGGLPLVLIAGPCAIENEAMTLRIAEKLVNLSQKLGFPLIFKASYDKANRTSVDSYRGPGMDEGLRILSQVKAEFDLPILSDVHDITQVAAAAEVLDVLQIPAFLCRQTDLLLAAARTGKVINVKKGQFMAPWDMRNSVGKLQAGGNEQIILTERGASFGYNNLVSDMRSLVIMRELGFPVVFDATHSVQLPGGGGTISAGQRQYVGALSRAATAVGIDGLFWEVHENPDQALCDGANSLSLDQLEDMLRQMMALDAIIKDGEYVER, encoded by the coding sequence ATGACACGTACTATCCAGCTTGGCAAGATCACCATGGGGGGCGGTTTGCCGCTCGTTTTAATTGCCGGTCCGTGTGCGATCGAGAACGAAGCAATGACGTTGCGGATTGCTGAAAAACTGGTGAATTTGTCACAAAAACTTGGTTTTCCGTTGATCTTCAAGGCCTCTTACGACAAGGCCAATCGTACCTCTGTCGATTCCTACCGAGGCCCCGGCATGGATGAGGGATTACGGATTTTGAGTCAGGTCAAGGCAGAATTCGATCTGCCGATTCTGTCTGACGTCCATGATATCACCCAGGTTGCTGCCGCCGCCGAAGTGCTGGATGTTTTACAAATTCCGGCATTTCTCTGCCGCCAGACAGATTTGTTGCTGGCCGCCGCCAGGACCGGCAAGGTAATTAATGTCAAGAAGGGGCAATTCATGGCCCCGTGGGATATGCGCAACAGTGTTGGCAAGCTGCAAGCTGGCGGGAATGAACAAATCATCCTCACTGAACGCGGTGCGAGCTTCGGTTACAATAATCTGGTCAGTGATATGCGTTCGTTAGTGATTATGCGCGAGCTTGGTTTTCCGGTGGTGTTCGATGCGACTCATTCGGTGCAGTTGCCCGGTGGCGGCGGCACGATTTCCGCTGGTCAGCGGCAATATGTTGGAGCGTTGTCGCGGGCGGCAACAGCGGTCGGCATTGATGGTCTTTTTTGGGAAGTTCATGAGAATCCCGATCAGGCCCTCTGCGATGGAGCCAATTCATTGTCGCTTGACCAGCTTGAAGACATGTTGCGGCAGATGATGGCGCTGGATGCGATTATAAAAGATGGGGAGTACGTTGAGCGATGA
- the lptB gene encoding LPS export ABC transporter ATP-binding protein, with product MTHLLRARGLSKSYRGRQVVCGVDLDVSSGQVIGLLGPNGAGKTTSFYMMVGLVRPDQGQVFMDDRELTRLPMHLRARAGISYLAQEASVFRKLTVENNLLAILETMNLSAVARRERMEQLLGEFRLTQVRKSYGYSLSGGERRRVEIARALVSEPLFLLLDEPFAGIDPIAVNDIQEVIKHLRDRGIGILISDHNVRETLGVCDQAYILNDGGVLEYGTPQDIARSERARTIYLGDSFRL from the coding sequence ATGACGCATTTGTTGCGTGCCCGTGGTCTGTCCAAAAGTTATCGCGGACGACAGGTTGTTTGCGGTGTCGATCTTGATGTATCATCAGGGCAGGTGATCGGCTTGCTTGGCCCGAACGGTGCCGGCAAAACGACCTCGTTCTATATGATGGTTGGTCTGGTCAGGCCCGATCAGGGGCAGGTGTTCATGGATGACCGCGAATTGACACGCTTGCCGATGCATTTGCGGGCCCGCGCGGGGATCTCATACCTGGCGCAGGAAGCTTCTGTTTTTCGTAAATTGACGGTGGAAAACAATTTATTGGCAATTCTTGAAACGATGAATCTGTCTGCGGTTGCTCGTCGTGAGCGGATGGAGCAACTGCTTGGTGAGTTTCGCCTGACTCAGGTGCGTAAATCCTACGGCTACAGCTTGTCAGGGGGCGAACGTCGTCGCGTTGAAATCGCCCGGGCACTGGTCAGCGAACCGCTCTTTCTCTTGCTTGATGAGCCGTTTGCGGGGATTGATCCGATTGCCGTTAATGATATTCAGGAGGTTATCAAGCACTTGCGTGACCGGGGTATTGGCATCTTGATTTCTGACCACAATGTGCGGGAAACTCTCGGTGTCTGCGATCAGGCGTATATTCTCAACGATGGGGGGGTTCTGGAATACGGAACACCTCAGGATATTGCCCGCAGTGAACGGGCGCGAACCATCTATCTCGGGGACTCTTTTCGGTTGTAG
- the lptC gene encoding LPS export ABC transporter periplasmic protein LptC, with protein MNGPVSSARVSCLLVVILCLMLLPFRVVGATLSAPQSDLVIDDFAYTEYRDGTRRWALQARSARHDFVGAIARAEVVHLQVFSQQNKPYLRLWADSGVMKIAERIIELNGSVIVEDQRGYRFLTDRLVYDDRRQLASGAGPVQMFSPGLKITGRGYDYAAATGIFQIHEEIEAFVTAPLKTP; from the coding sequence ATGAACGGTCCCGTATCCAGCGCACGTGTCAGTTGTCTTTTGGTTGTCATCCTGTGCCTGATGCTGTTGCCGTTCAGGGTGGTGGGGGCGACTCTGTCCGCTCCGCAGAGTGATCTTGTGATCGACGATTTCGCTTATACGGAATATCGTGACGGGACCCGGCGCTGGGCGCTACAGGCGAGAAGTGCCCGACACGATTTTGTGGGCGCTATTGCCCGGGCCGAGGTTGTTCATCTCCAGGTATTTTCGCAACAGAACAAGCCGTATCTGAGGTTGTGGGCGGATTCCGGAGTGATGAAAATCGCTGAACGCATCATCGAGCTCAACGGTTCGGTTATTGTTGAAGATCAACGGGGGTATCGTTTTTTGACGGACAGGCTGGTTTATGATGACCGCCGACAACTCGCCTCCGGGGCAGGACCGGTGCAGATGTTTTCCCCAGGGTTGAAAATCACCGGTCGAGGTTACGATTATGCCGCCGCAACGGGAATTTTCCAGATTCACGAAGAGATTGAGGCGTTCGTTACTGCGCCCTTGAAAACACCCTGA
- a CDS encoding KpsF/GutQ family sugar-phosphate isomerase — MIETAQKVLRTEAEAIQALIERIDDRFIQAVKMILACHGRVVITGMGKSGHICQKIAATMSSTGTPTLFLHPAEGMHGDLGMLAKGDVVIAVSNSGETEEITRILPIIKRMGLPLLAMSGNPHSTLARAGDVFLDISIKEEACPLGLAPTASTTATLAMGDALAVTLLIERGFKAEDFAMFHPGGALGKRLLLRVEDVMHSGADIPVVPATMLLKEALFEITSKKLGVTGVADESGELVGVFTDGDLRRVIAHGYDAMERPMCEMMAKHPKRILATNLAAKAVQLMEEFAITSLFVFDSDAGKKPVGIVHLHDLLRAGVV; from the coding sequence ATGATTGAAACCGCGCAAAAAGTTTTACGCACCGAAGCCGAAGCGATTCAGGCGCTGATTGAGCGGATTGATGACCGTTTTATTCAGGCGGTCAAGATGATTCTTGCCTGTCATGGGCGCGTTGTCATCACCGGGATGGGTAAATCCGGGCATATCTGTCAGAAAATTGCCGCAACCATGTCATCCACCGGAACGCCGACATTGTTTCTGCATCCGGCCGAGGGGATGCACGGAGATCTCGGCATGCTGGCCAAGGGAGATGTTGTCATCGCCGTTTCAAACTCAGGAGAAACAGAAGAGATCACCCGGATTTTGCCGATTATCAAACGCATGGGGTTGCCGCTGCTCGCGATGAGTGGTAATCCGCACTCGACCCTGGCACGCGCAGGTGACGTTTTCCTCGATATTTCGATCAAGGAGGAAGCCTGTCCTCTGGGGTTGGCACCGACGGCAAGTACCACCGCGACGCTCGCCATGGGTGATGCCCTGGCGGTAACGCTACTGATCGAACGTGGCTTTAAGGCGGAAGATTTTGCCATGTTTCATCCGGGGGGTGCGCTGGGGAAACGTCTGTTGTTGCGTGTCGAGGATGTCATGCATAGCGGCGCGGATATTCCGGTCGTTCCCGCAACGATGCTGCTGAAGGAAGCACTTTTTGAAATCACCAGTAAAAAGCTTGGCGTGACCGGAGTGGCCGACGAGAGCGGTGAACTGGTGGGGGTTTTTACCGATGGTGATTTGCGGCGGGTGATTGCCCACGGATATGACGCCATGGAGCGGCCGATGTGTGAAATGATGGCAAAACATCCGAAACGCATTCTGGCGACGAACCTGGCCGCCAAAGCGGTGCAGTTGATGGAGGAATTCGCGATTACTTCGTTGTTTGTGTTTGATTCTGATGCCGGTAAAAAACCGGTCGGTATCGTTCATCTGCACGATCTGCTCAGAGCGGGGGTGGTTTGA
- a CDS encoding CTP synthase, whose protein sequence is MKTKFIFITGGVVSSLGKGLSAASIGALMEARGLRVSMQKMDPYINVDPGTMSPYQHGEVFVTNDGAETDLDLGHYERFTTANLSRKSNFTTGQVYDSVIRKERRGDYLGGTVQVIPHITNEIKEKIIDNAREIDIAIIEVGGTVGDIESLPFLEAIRQFRSDRGADNVLYIHLTLVPYISTAGELKTKPTQHSVKELREIGIQPDILLCRCDREIPREMKSKIALFCNVDEGAVITARDVSSIYECPIALHEQGLDERIVDYLNIWTKAPDLSAWERIRLRVNDPTGETVIAIVGKYVELTESYKSLAEALIHGGIGNDCRVKLKYVDSESLERHGIGDAFDQVDGILVPGGFGERGSEGKIDAIRFARENKIPFFGICLGMQMAVVEFSRNVCQIKEAYSSEFREDAKNPVIHIMEEQRKVKGKGGTMRLGAYPCNMAKDTLARRIYGQKSITERHRHRYEFNNAYRTVLKECGLTISGIHPDLDLVEIIELSDHPWFLGCQFHPEFKSRPMSPHPLFESFVGACLKQRSEAK, encoded by the coding sequence ATGAAGACCAAGTTTATTTTTATTACCGGAGGCGTCGTTTCTTCGCTGGGGAAGGGTTTGTCCGCCGCATCGATCGGGGCGCTGATGGAAGCACGCGGATTGCGTGTTTCGATGCAGAAGATGGATCCCTATATCAATGTAGATCCCGGCACGATGAGCCCCTATCAGCACGGTGAGGTTTTTGTCACCAATGATGGTGCGGAAACCGATCTTGACCTGGGGCACTACGAACGGTTCACCACCGCCAACCTGTCGCGCAAATCTAATTTTACCACCGGCCAGGTCTACGACAGCGTCATCCGCAAGGAAAGACGCGGTGACTACCTTGGTGGCACAGTTCAGGTTATCCCCCATATTACCAATGAGATCAAAGAAAAGATCATCGATAATGCGCGGGAGATCGATATCGCCATCATCGAAGTGGGGGGCACCGTCGGAGATATTGAATCGTTGCCGTTTCTGGAAGCGATTCGCCAGTTTCGCAGTGATCGTGGTGCCGACAATGTGCTTTACATCCATCTGACGCTGGTGCCGTATATTTCGACTGCCGGCGAGTTAAAGACCAAACCCACCCAGCACAGTGTCAAGGAGCTCCGTGAAATCGGTATTCAGCCGGACATTCTGCTGTGCCGCTGTGATCGCGAGATTCCCCGCGAAATGAAGAGCAAGATCGCGCTGTTCTGCAATGTTGATGAAGGGGCGGTCATTACGGCGCGGGATGTTTCATCGATCTACGAATGCCCGATTGCGTTGCATGAGCAGGGGCTGGATGAACGGATCGTCGATTACCTCAATATCTGGACCAAGGCGCCCGATCTGTCCGCCTGGGAACGGATCAGGCTGCGGGTTAATGACCCGACCGGGGAGACCGTCATCGCCATTGTCGGTAAATATGTCGAGCTGACAGAAAGTTATAAATCGTTGGCTGAAGCGTTGATTCATGGTGGCATCGGTAATGATTGCCGGGTCAAGCTGAAATATGTTGATTCGGAAAGTCTGGAGCGACATGGCATCGGCGACGCTTTTGATCAGGTCGACGGGATTCTGGTCCCTGGCGGGTTTGGTGAACGCGGCAGTGAGGGGAAGATCGACGCGATTCGTTTTGCCCGTGAGAACAAGATCCCGTTTTTCGGCATCTGCCTCGGGATGCAGATGGCGGTAGTTGAGTTTTCACGGAATGTCTGTCAGATCAAGGAAGCGTATTCATCGGAATTTCGTGAAGACGCTAAAAATCCCGTCATCCATATTATGGAGGAGCAAAGGAAGGTCAAAGGGAAGGGGGGGACGATGCGTCTCGGTGCTTACCCCTGTAACATGGCAAAGGATACGCTGGCGCGTCGGATTTACGGGCAGAAGAGTATTACCGAGCGCCATCGCCATCGTTATGAATTCAACAATGCTTATCGCACGGTTTTGAAAGAGTGCGGCTTGACTATTTCCGGTATTCATCCCGATCTCGATCTGGTCGAGATCATTGAACTTTCTGATCACCCCTGGTTTCTTGGCTGTCAATTTCACCCTGAGTTTAAATCCCGACCGATGTCCCCCCACCCGTTGTTTGAATCGTTTGTCGGGGCGTGCCTCAAACAGAGGAGTGAAGCAAAATGA
- a CDS encoding SDR family oxidoreductase → MAIYLITGGAGFIGSHIVDALLERGESVRVLDNFATGKRENLAHCIERIELIEGDIRDVDTCRNACAGVDFVSHQAAFGSVPRSIEDPLTSHAVNVTGSVNMLVAARDAGVKRFVYAASSSTYGDHPGLPKVEEHIGQPLSPYAVTKYANELYAQVFGRCYGLETIGLRYFNVFGPRQDPFSQYAAVIPLFVSALLRNAAPTINGDGEQTRDFTFVANAVEANLKACSAPATAVGEVFNIACGERTSLNTLYRQLQSLLGSTVVPVYGPDRFGDVRDSLADIGKAQRLLGYAGAIKLKEGLSRSSAWYRENLSA, encoded by the coding sequence ATGGCTATCTACCTGATTACCGGCGGTGCCGGATTCATTGGTTCACATATTGTCGATGCCTTACTGGAGCGGGGCGAGTCAGTGCGCGTGCTGGATAACTTTGCCACGGGCAAGCGCGAGAATCTTGCGCATTGCATTGAGCGTATCGAGTTGATCGAAGGGGATATTCGTGACGTTGACACCTGTCGCAATGCCTGCGCCGGGGTCGATTTTGTCTCGCATCAGGCAGCGTTCGGCAGCGTTCCGCGCTCCATTGAAGATCCCTTGACCAGCCATGCCGTGAATGTGACCGGCAGTGTAAATATGCTGGTCGCGGCACGCGATGCGGGGGTGAAGCGCTTTGTTTATGCGGCGTCATCTTCGACTTACGGGGATCATCCGGGGTTGCCCAAGGTGGAGGAGCATATCGGTCAGCCCCTTTCACCTTATGCCGTAACCAAATATGCCAACGAACTCTACGCACAGGTGTTCGGGCGGTGTTACGGTCTGGAGACGATTGGCTTGCGTTATTTCAACGTCTTCGGTCCCCGCCAGGATCCCTTCTCCCAGTATGCGGCAGTGATCCCGCTGTTTGTCAGTGCGCTGCTGCGTAATGCAGCGCCGACCATCAATGGTGACGGTGAGCAGACCCGCGATTTTACCTTTGTCGCCAATGCCGTGGAGGCCAACCTTAAAGCCTGTTCGGCCCCGGCGACGGCTGTTGGTGAAGTGTTCAATATCGCCTGTGGCGAGCGAACTTCGCTGAATACCCTTTATCGCCAACTGCAATCTTTGCTCGGCAGCACGGTCGTTCCTGTCTATGGGCCGGACCGTTTCGGCGACGTGCGTGACAGCCTGGCCGATATCGGCAAGGCGCAACGGCTCCTCGGTTACGCCGGTGCAATCAAGCTGAAGGAGGGGCTGTCCCGATCGAGCGCATGGTACCGCGAGAATCTGTCTGCGTGA
- the lptA gene encoding lipopolysaccharide transport periplasmic protein LptA, protein MIRLLLLLLLIFFSVHVAMAETEPIRVSADHLEANNPAGWVSFQGNVVADDGGVVLRAEQMKLFVDQEDRSLLRIEAEGTVRMTQGPRVASSNSAIFFNRERKIVLTGNARFKDGENRVEGQEITVFLDEERTLVGGEGGRVNAVFRPTGEDR, encoded by the coding sequence ATGATCAGATTACTACTTTTACTGTTGTTGATATTTTTTTCTGTCCATGTCGCTATGGCCGAAACCGAACCGATTCGGGTTAGCGCAGACCACCTGGAAGCGAATAATCCGGCAGGCTGGGTTAGCTTTCAGGGGAACGTTGTTGCTGATGACGGCGGGGTGGTGCTGCGTGCCGAGCAGATGAAACTGTTTGTCGATCAGGAAGATCGTTCGCTGCTACGTATCGAAGCTGAGGGGACGGTCAGAATGACCCAGGGGCCGCGCGTTGCGTCAAGTAACAGCGCCATTTTCTTCAATCGGGAGCGCAAGATTGTCCTCACCGGAAACGCCCGCTTCAAGGATGGCGAAAATCGGGTAGAGGGTCAGGAAATAACGGTTTTTCTGGACGAAGAGCGAACCTTGGTGGGGGGAGAAGGGGGGCGGGTGAATGCCGTTTTTCGCCCGACAGGGGAGGATCGATGA
- a CDS encoding HAD-IIIA family hydrolase, with translation MVEYHQLKLLLLDVDGVMTDGGIILDDNGNESKRFNVKDGHGIKLLQRAGVAVGIVTGRSSTVVAHRAAELGIEILYQGAKDKLVPFNEILAQTGLAASAVAYVGDDIVDLPILLRVGFSATVADAVDDVKNCVDYVTERNGGCGAVREICDHILRHSGRWPEIMERYLLTTPAIHTSPVPTGE, from the coding sequence ATGGTTGAATATCATCAACTCAAGCTTTTGCTGCTGGATGTCGACGGGGTGATGACGGACGGCGGGATTATTCTCGACGACAACGGGAACGAAAGTAAACGATTCAATGTCAAGGATGGTCATGGGATCAAGCTGCTGCAACGCGCAGGGGTTGCCGTCGGGATCGTTACCGGGCGCAGTTCCACGGTGGTTGCCCATCGTGCTGCCGAACTGGGTATCGAAATCCTCTATCAGGGGGCAAAAGACAAGCTGGTTCCCTTTAACGAGATCCTGGCGCAAACAGGGCTCGCCGCATCGGCAGTAGCTTATGTCGGTGACGATATCGTTGATCTACCGATTCTGTTGCGGGTGGGTTTTTCTGCCACGGTTGCTGACGCGGTCGATGATGTCAAAAATTGCGTCGACTACGTAACTGAACGAAACGGTGGCTGCGGTGCCGTGCGGGAGATTTGTGATCATATTCTCCGTCACAGTGGACGCTGGCCGGAAATTATGGAGCGTTATCTTCTCACCACGCCTGCGATTCATACAAGTCCCGTGCCAACGGGCGAGTAA